Sequence from the Theropithecus gelada isolate Dixy chromosome 20, Tgel_1.0, whole genome shotgun sequence genome:
TCTCAACTTGCTGGACTTCTTGTGGAGTCCAAAGAAAGGGGTCGGGCCCTTCTTGGGTGAGTTTTAGATATAGAGGCTTTGTCTTTAAGGCATAAGAGTCAATCCACAGGCAACAATTTCCAACTAGCCCCAAgaattttctaagtttttgttttgtctcaggCAATGGCAAGGATATAATCCCTTCAATTTGTTCGGGCCGTATCTTCCGCTTCCCTTTGCTTGTTAAGTGCCCCGTGTATTTTACCTCGGGTTCTACGAGCTGGAGTTTACTTTTTGGACCCATAACCGTTGTTTCCTTAGGAAATTTAGAATTGTGTTTACTTGGTCTTTGGTGCCTCCGGAAATGAGCAGGTTGTCCACATATTGGAGTAGACATAAAGATGATGAAAGAGTGAAATTCTCTAGGACTTGTTCCAAAATTTGACTGAATAGGTTTGGAGAGTCTGTAAACCCTTGGGGTAGAACTGTCCATCGGTACTGTTGCTTCCAACTGGAGTGAGGGTCCTCCCATTCGAAAGCAAATACGTCCCAGCTATCCTCAGCTAAGGGGCAAGCCCAGAAGTCATCCTTGAGGTCTATTACTGTGAACCACTGGCGGTCATGAGGGATCTGGCTGATAATGGTGTAAGGGTTAGGAATGACAGGGTGGGTGGTCTGGACTGTTTGGTTAATGGCTCAAAGGTCTTGTAGTAGTCGATATGACCCATCTCACTTTTTTACAGGCAGTATTGGAGTGTTGTAAGAGGACATACAGGGTTTAAGAAGTTCTTCCTGAAGGAGACCTTCGATTATAGGTTATAAACCTATTCTGCCTTTCAAGGGAATAGGGTACTGTTTTCTCTTTACAACTTCCCCAGGATTTCTTAATTTTACATGGATTGGAGAAACTTGTAATTTCCCCCAATTTCCTTCCTCTGACTATACATCAGAATGGATTTGGCTCTCCTCTAGGATTTAAAGTAAGTTTAAGGAAGTAGAGAATTTTCCTTGATTAACATATAGACCTATACCTAATTTTATCATTAAGTCCCTCCCGAACAGGTTTGTCCCTGCTTCTGGAATTAACAGGAATTTGATGCTAGCTAATTAGTCCTGATACATGACTTTGCAGAAGCCCacaggctgaggccaggaggtggtgctgggGAGGAAGGTAGAGAAAATGAGCGATCAAGAGAATGCCACAGCTTTTCTCTTACTGTTATTTTACCAGAAGCCACTTAATACAATCAAACAATTCTTTAAGAAAACTGGAGACTGCCTTCTTCTTCCAAGAAACTTGGTGCTGAAGAGAACTACAAGAGGAAAAGGTGTAAGTGACTGTGTTCtgagaggcattttttttttttttttttttttttgagactgagtctggctctgtcgcccaggctggagtgcggtggccggatctcagctcactgcaagctccgcctcccgggtttacgccattctcctgcctcagcctcccgagtagctgggaccacaggcgcccgccacctcgcccggctagttttttgtattttttagtagagacggggtttcacgtgttagccaggatggtctggatctcctgacctcgtgatccacccgtctcggcctcccaaagtgctgggattacaggcttgagccaccgcgcccggcctgagaggCATTTTTTAAGCGTTTAGTGTTTCCCGGTTTCTGGCTACTATCTCACAGGTTCTAGAATACAGGTCTTATTGGCCTACTAGCGCTAACCTGTTGAAGTTTATTGATGAATCTGCAGGGCGCCTGTGAGGAGAGCTTCAGAGAGATGGCCAGACCCTGGTGAGAGAGAGTGACATCAGTGTCGTTTTACACCCTGCAAAGGAGGGGCCGTATTTTGGCATAAGAAGAAGGCGCATTCGTGATTGGTGGTATTGAAGGCTTATAGCAAGAGAAAATTCCGTTAGAAGAACTTCTGTTTATTAGAGCTCCAGAACCTTTCTTCTGGGAGACCCTTGATAGCGTGACCTGCCATCAGGAGAGGAGGCTCAGCCAGCTTGCATTTGATTCCTGGCGAAGGGTGGGTTTGTTCCAAGTAGGAAAAGCAGCTTGTACTGAGGCAGGGACTCTACCTCCCACTCTTTACAGAGTCCCGGAAGGTTATTGCTGATAGGGACATTACTCTGGCTCAAGTCCTTCATGGAAGAGACCAGGAACTGATGGCCAGGAAGCCTAAATTACCTAGCAAATGTTTGGGCCAAGCTGTGATTTGGACCCAGCACATCCAGAGATCCTGCCTTTACATCATCGTCTTTTGTTTTCTGGAGTGCTGGTAGGTTAGATCCCAAACTTTGAAGTACTGACTGTGTCAAAACACTTTTTCCCCATCCCACTTTGAACTAGCCTCTTCCTCACCAGGCCACCCCTTTTCTCCTAATTCACTTTGAAGAGGCAACAGCATGCAGTGAAAAGAGCTCTGAGTTTGTATCAAACAGGGCTGGGTTCAAAGTTCTGCTTCATTGTTTCATGGCTATGTAACCTTAAGCAACTCACTTACcatctctgagtctctgtttccttctctgtaaaacaaGGACAACAGTTGCCTTTCTGGGGCCTAGCATTCAGTAGGCACTCAGTCAGTGAGCATGATTCCCTAAGGTGGAAGAGTTTGTATCACCTTCGGGATTTCCAGTGGGTTTGGGGTGTTCTCTTCCATAATCCCAGTAGACTCTATACCTTCTGGCTACCCTGGACCATAAAGGAGTGAATAAAGAAGTCTCAAGATTGTCAAAAGAAAGCTCTTTATTGATTGACTCAGCAACGCAGGGCTGGCACCCATCAGCTCCAAACCACATCTTATCCCGTCCACTCCCATCCACTTTGCCCTCTTCCAGGCTGGAATCTTGCTTTCAGGCAAGGGCTTCTGGCCAGCTTTGCATTAGTTGTCGGCTATGGTTTTCTGAACCCAGTCCTGGATGGAAGTCGCCTTCACATACACACCATACTCAGCCACACCACAGCTCTTATCAAAGCTTAGGATCCCAGCCGCGTACCAGGTGTCCTTCTCCAGGTCATGAACGGCAAAGGCACTGCCCGCATCGCCATAGCAGGTGTCTTCCTGGTACTTAGACATGCCGGCACAGAAGGTGTGTTCATTCAGTATGGGCTGCACCCCTACAGGGCTCTTTGGTGTCTTCTTTTCGGGGACTGTGCTGCCTTCATAGTGCTTTATGCAATTGTATTGGTCAGCCACAGGCAGCATGACATACTTCAGATGGTCAGTAAAGTTAAAATTGGTATTTCGCCCCCAGCCAGACACGTAACCCACACGCCCTACTTCTGCATAATCCTTTGAAGGTAGGCAGATGGGCATCACTCTCTCATTAACAGGCACCTTCTGTTTGAGTTTGATGAGCCCAATATCTACCTGGGAGTAGTTAGGGTGTAGAACCACCTTCTCAATCTCTACAAGCTGCTTTTTCCCCACATAGAGTGTTAAAGTAGGGGCAATGTCTTTCGCTGTTGCATTTTCTGAATGGTTCAGGAAGAGATTTTTAGCCGTGGTCAGCAGCCATTGTTCATTGATCAGCGTGGCCCCTGTGGTGAGATTATGGCGGGAAACCATCTTAGCCTGCCAGGGAAAGCTGCCTTTGGCATCCAGGTGTCCACCCAGGATCCGCTGCACTGCGTCTGCCGGATTCTTGGGCTTCCCACACACTGTCAAGGAGAGCAAGACACTCGTGAGTGGAAATGTGCAAGGGCCTTTCCATCTGAGAAAGAGGGGTAAAAGCATGGGCGGCTGTCACTGCTGCGTAAACTACAAAGATTTAAATGCTTTGCCCTTATCACCTGCTCATCTCATTCCCAATAGTTGcagttctaaaataattttttaaattgtttacatTACAAAAAACTCTATTTCTAACTAAGGAAATTAGAAATACTGAGTTTTTTGAGCCCTGGCTGGTGAATTATATTTAAGCGGTTATCCCAACAAAGGAATTTTCACAATTCCCTGAAATTCATTGAAAGGTCTaggggccagacatggtggcttacgcctgtaatcccagcactttggaaggctgaagcagttggatcacctgagatcaggaatcagcaccattgcactccagcctcggcaacaaaagcaaaactctgtctcaaaaaataaaaaacaaagaaaaagaagaagaaagggctAGGAACTATAATAATTCATTATCTCTGAAGAAAGAGGAATCTAGAGCAATATTGGCTGGAGCTCATATTTTGTAGATGTTGCAGTTAATACGAGGCAGGTTGGGAGTTCTGCACCACTCACAGCAGAAGAGGCTGGGCCTTTGCCTCTGGTTCTTAGAGGGAAGCAGAGAGCAACAACTCTTACTAATAACGAGAAGCAGCAGTCCCAGCCCACATCCATTTTTAGGCTTCCGTGGATTAAGATTGTATGTTATCCCTTGACTTGTTCTCCCTGGAGCTTGCTTCTCTTTAGACCCAGGGCTCTCCAGCAGGTTCTCTGTATGCACAGGCTCTCCTGATCTGTGGGCCGTGTAGACAGTGGATTCAGCCAGTGCCCTTCAGGCCCCAATAAACAAGACCCTTGGTGACCTTTAGGGAGTCATCACCTAACTGCTTAAGTCTCTCCCTGGCCAGCTGCGGTTCTCCCACATCCCTCCTCTTGGCTCTTGTGTGCTCAGAGGAAGCCGTGCTGGAAGGCTGTGCCTCTAGGACGTTCCCACCCGGAAGTCTGCCTGCACTGGTAAGTGCTCAGCACCCACCTGCTTCACATTCAGGAAGTTTATCTCCAACAGCCTTATTTGTCCACTGCTTCTCATTGTTTAAGGTGTACACTCCTGaaacaaaaggcaagaaatgAGCCAAAGGCTAAGTCAAGTCTGCACCCAGAGCAGAATGAGAAGGCATGCATTTAAGGAGAAgagttaaaaagaagaagaagaaagggggcagataggaagggagaaaggagagagaatatgaggaggagggaaagagtgCTGTGCTGGAAACTTAAGTGCGTGGACTCCAGTTACGCCCAGCAGAACACACTGTGGTCATGTTGGTCACAGCCAGGCAGTACACGGAGGGCTcggggttcaaatcctgactgcGTCTTACAGGCTGCCTGAATTTGGGCAAGAGACTCAACCTGTCTGTGACTCTGTTTGCTTATCagcaaagaaagaatgacaaCCTCTATTCTGAGGGGTACTGTGAGGACTAAGTGAGCAAATAAATATGAAGCACTTAGAGCAGTGCCAGGACAGCAGGACTCACTAGGTGGGGGTGACCTGTCGTCATCAGTGTTCCTTCTTTTCCCACATCTCCCGCTGGAGATGGAAATCTGACTCTGAGATAGGTAGGCTGCATGGCATGGCCTCCccttaacaaaacagaaaacttgaGGCTGACAAAAGTTCGTCTGCCCAAAGGGCCACAGCTACTGACAACAAAATGCTTATTAGAATCTAAATCTCCTGGCTCCAAGGAGAGCAATGAACTTTCTGGTGAATCACCCCAGCACCGCCCATCATGGAAATGTCAGAGCAGGGGTTGTATGTAGGGCACAGAGAGACAGTTGTCCACGTCTTACCATCTCCTTCTGTGCGCAGCCTGTAGTAGTTCTTACACTGGTAGCGAACCAAGTGCTCCACGTAGCCATTTGCGATCATAGGGGGCTTCAGGAAgctgtcatctgcaaagagagagaagcaagagagtTTACTATTTGGAAATTGTTCCCAGAGACCTATGAAAAAtcagatgaggccgggcgcggtggctcaagcctgtaatcccagcactttgggaggccgaggtgggtggatcacgaggtcaggaggtcgagaccatcctggctaacacagtgaaaccacatctctattaaaaatacaaaaaaattagccgggcgtggtggcaggtgcctgtagtcccagctactcgggaggctgaggcaggagaatgtcatgaacccggaggtggagcttgcagtgagccaagatcgtgccactgtactccagcctgggcaacagagcgagactccgtctcaaaaaaaaaaaaaaagaaaagaaaaatcagatgaGAGGAAGCTGCTCTGCACATCAATCTCCTTCTGCCCCAAATAGAAGCCAACAGAAGTGCACGCTCCCCTCATTTCTGGCAGGAACCCTAATGTTCCTGGCAGTCCTGAAAGCTCAGAGGTCAGGATAAGAAGGGGAAACTTTCTTCTCTCAAAGAAAGAATGCAGACCTGAGAGGGTAAGAGTGGGATGCGGCAGTGCCAGGGATGCATGCTCCTACCCAACCAAAGACTGACCTGGGATATCCGTGACATCATTGCCTGAGTACAATGCAAAAAGCTGTCGTCCCCAGAGCAGGAGGGAAATGACAGCTCCCAGGTCACTGCAGAGAGAAAACAAGAAGGAGTGGAAagctggtctccctgcttcaCAGCACATGCATGcatccacacacacatgcatgtacccacacacgcgcgcgcgcgcacacacacacacacacacacgcatacacacacactcctcccACTAATCAGCCAGAAAAGAAAATCGATATATGGAAGTGCCAGGACCAAGAAGTTTGCCCCCGCCCCCTCACACACATGCTTTATTTAGCAGCAGCTTCTGAGCATACCATGCTTCCAGCAAGCTCTGTCATGCTGGGAATTCTGCAGAAGCTTCAGAGAGGGATAGAAGGGTACATAGGTAGGAGGGGGCCTCGGTTTCTGACCACAGTCAGGAAAATACATTGGCAATAATACAGGAGCCCTCCAGGAAAGAGAAACCTCCCTCAGGCACCCCAAAGATACTGGTAATGAAATGTAGATAACTCAAAGATGGGAACACAGGGCTTAGTATGCTATTCCCTCTACttcttgaaattttccataatcaAAGGTTccttaaatatataattgttgAAAACAAATGCTTGGTGCCGCAAAGAAGAACTAGCACTGAGACGAAGGACAAAGGGtctctcagcaaggcaaatttaATTTTGCAGAAGGTTGCTCCTCATAGGTTCGGTCGCCACAAGAGCACCACGAACAAAGGAAAGCAGAGGTTTTTATCTCTAACGCCGCTTGTCCCTGCTACTGTGTCCTGACTTCATTGGCTAGAGTTGGACTGCACAATCCCTAAGTTGAACCTGGTTGGCTAACTTGAAAAGTGCAGGAATGTGACTACATCAGTGGGAAGGTGGGAAGATCAACTTTGCCAGGAGAAGCCGTTGTGATGGGCGGGGTAACTCACAGAGTGTGTAGCAGATGTGGAATGTGGGCTCTATAGATAATGACTGGTGGGAAGGTTGTTTACCAGGGCAGGGGAACACAGAGAGTAAGGAAGTCTGGCCTTGAAAGCAGGGAGCAAAGGACAAGGAAACTTCAGCAAGCTAAACCTTTGAAGAAGAATTTCTTACTGTATTTAACAATCCcccctttaaatattttatagtattttttctttaaaccctTTTAACATAGTTTGGCTCTGTTATTCTACTTGGTCTTCTAAAAAAGCTCACTGGAATAAGGAGGAGGATGATTGAGGGAAGTTTTGGGGAGAGCTGTTTCAATAAGCTTTTGTATTAATCCTCAGGCACAGGGTATGACACAGCATCCTACAAGAATAAGCAACCCTATTCTAATGGCAAGAGACATGAGGATTGAGAACATTAGTCCCTTCCATTTGCCGAACCAATTTCCCATTAAATTTGTGAAGGGGTCGTTTAGTCCAGAATTTTTAGCTAGCTCATTTGATAAGGCAGTAAGACCTTGTAGTGCTTTTGTTATGGTCCCTCTCAGAGCAGTATTATTAGGGATAAAAGTATAGCATTGGGTTCCGATAATGACACAAACTCCACCCTCTTCCGCTAGTATCATGTCTAATGCTATCTTATTTTCCCAGGCCATTTGACTGGTGGGTCCTAATTGTTCAGCTGTCCCTTTAAGAGCATCTCTAGTATAATTAACAAAtcgtaggccaggcgcagtggctcacgcctgtaattccagcacttcgggaggccgaggcaggcagatcacctgaggttgggagtttgagaccagcctgaccaacgtggagaaaccccgtctctactaaaaatacaaaatcagccaggtgtggcgacgcatgcttgtaatcccagctactcaggagggtgaggcaggagaattgcttgaacccaggaggcagaagttgtggtgagcctagatcacgccattgcattccggcctgggcaacaagagcaaaactccatctaaaaaaaaaaaaatcgtcgTTGGTTGTAATAAATGTAGTTTAtctaattcacatttttatttatagttaacCACCAGAAGAACGTGGATTCAAATCCTGCAGTTGTCTGATTTGGGGTCTTAAATTCATCTGGCACTCCTCGTGGGACTCCAGTGGAATCTTTATAAATATGGGAGTCAACAGACCCATGAGGGGCCTCTCTTATTTTACAGTGTTTGGTTTCTATCTTTTCTGGTTGATGGAACGCCGGGGTGAAAGGGATGGCCAGTGGAATTAGAGCACAAGTTCTGCTCCAGTTACTCAGCAGAGTGTCCAATAatggtccaccacaataccaccataCATCTGCTCAAGGATGACTAAGGGCAGACTGATGGGTAAGCTCTTGGAAGGACTGAAGCTCACTCCATCCCGTTAAGGCTCCAAGGAGCACCAGTTTTTCTCCCTGTTGTGTGAGAGACGCGAGGTAAAGTTGGCATTGAGAGACGGAAGCTGATGGCCCTCAGGGGCTGACCCTCAGGGTGTTGAGCTTCAGGGAACAGCAGAGAAAGAGCTTGACATGATTTGTTGCCCCAGGTTGTGTGGTCTTAGAAGAGAACTACCGTACAGCTTATGCCTGGTCAGTTAGAAGACCATCTGAGTGGAAAacggacaatctgggcctctggtctACCGTTCGCACAACCATAACAATCGCATTTGTTTAaagtgcagatggaatatttaatccattttagcCAAGCATTTGCATCTTGATATCCTGTCTCTAGAGCTATAGTctgctttaaattttttaccTTTACAATCGTTACTTTGGTTGGGTTGTTTTGGAGATGGCAGGAGGACGCTGGGCATTGGGGAAGGCATTGGATTCCAGTTGTTTCCCGCACTCTGGAtatggatttattattattattattgttaaccAGTGGTTTAGCTAACCTTAGAGATTTTTATGGGATTTTGTTTTGTAACATTTGCTCCTAATCCATACCGTTTGAATATAAAGGGTTCTTGGGCCATTGTTTGG
This genomic interval carries:
- the LOC112614427 gene encoding haptoglobin isoform X1; translated protein: MRVCVCVCARARVCGYMHVCVDACMCCEAGRPAFHSFLFSLCSDLGAVISLLLWGRQLFALYSGNDVTDIPDDSFLKPPMIANGYVEHLVRYQCKNYYRLRTEGDGVYTLNNEKQWTNKAVGDKLPECEAVCGKPKNPADAVQRILGGHLDAKGSFPWQAKMVSRHNLTTGATLINEQWLLTTAKNLFLNHSENATAKDIAPTLTLYVGKKQLVEIEKVVLHPNYSQVDIGLIKLKQKVPVNERVMPICLPSKDYAEVGRVGYVSGWGRNTNFNFTDHLKYVMLPVADQYNCIKHYEGSTVPEKKTPKSPVGVQPILNEHTFCAGMSKYQEDTCYGDAGSAFAVHDLEKDTWYAAGILSFDKSCGVAEYGVYVKATSIQDWVQKTIADN
- the LOC112614427 gene encoding haptoglobin isoform X2 → MSDLGAVISLLLWGRQLFALYSGNDVTDIPDDSFLKPPMIANGYVEHLVRYQCKNYYRLRTEGDGVYTLNNEKQWTNKAVGDKLPECEAVCGKPKNPADAVQRILGGHLDAKGSFPWQAKMVSRHNLTTGATLINEQWLLTTAKNLFLNHSENATAKDIAPTLTLYVGKKQLVEIEKVVLHPNYSQVDIGLIKLKQKVPVNERVMPICLPSKDYAEVGRVGYVSGWGRNTNFNFTDHLKYVMLPVADQYNCIKHYEGSTVPEKKTPKSPVGVQPILNEHTFCAGMSKYQEDTCYGDAGSAFAVHDLEKDTWYAAGILSFDKSCGVAEYGVYVKATSIQDWVQKTIADN